A genomic segment from Dermacentor silvarum isolate Dsil-2018 chromosome 11, BIME_Dsil_1.4, whole genome shotgun sequence encodes:
- the LOC119433255 gene encoding transcription factor Jun codes for METTFYEDSSGGNSARPTMHQPAQQQQQQQLSRREELSSRKRSMTLDLNSAGRPERSKQARCSGLLTSPDLNMLQLASPELERLIIAHNGLVTTPTPTPTTLFSRTATEEQEQYARGFVDALAQLHQQQQQPQQQQHHQPALQQHSMSGPDMSDSGASTSNDSFILPSSSEHSATGGDVKDEPQTVPRLGATPPLSPIDMRDQERIKLERKRLRNRIAASKCRKRKLERISRLEEKVNALKSENAELGSMVSLLRDQVCRLKQEVMTHVKQGCQIMVSSYAP; via the coding sequence ATGGAGACCACTTTCTACGAGGACAGTAGCGGAGGCAACAGCGCGCGCCCGACGATGCATCAGCCagcacagcaacagcagcagcagcagctgtcgAGACGCGAGGAGCTGAGCTCGCGCAAGCGGAGCATGACCCTGGACTTGAACAGCGCGGGGCGACCCGAGCGCAGCAAGCAGGCCCGATGCTCGGGCCTGCTCACCTCTCCGGACCTGAACATGCTGCAGCTGGCGTCGCCGGAGCTCGAGCGGCTCATCATCGCTCACAACGGACTGGTgaccacgccgacgccgactccGACCACGCTGTTTTCGCGGACCGCCACCGAGGAACAGGAGCAGTACGCTCGCGGCTTCGTCGACGCTCTCGCTCAACTtcaccagcagcagcaacagcctcaaCAACAACAGCACCACCAACCCGCGCTTCAGCAGCACTCCATGTCGGGCCCCGACATGTCCGACTCGGGCGCCTCGACCTCCAACGACAGTTTCATCCTGCCTTCGTCGTCCGAGCACTCGGCGACGGGCGGCGACGTGAAAGACGAGCCCCAGACCGTGCCTCGGCTGGGTGCCACGCCGCCGCTGTCGCCCATCGACATGCGCGACCAAGAGAGGATTAAGCTGGAACGGAAGAGGCTGAGGAACCGAATCGCGGCGTCGAAGTGCCGCAAGCGAAAGCTCGAACGCATCTCGCGCCTCGAGGAGAAAGTGAACGCGCTCAAGAGCGAGAACGCCGAGCTTGGTTCCATGGTGAGCCTGCTACGCGACCAGGTGTGCCGGCTCAAGCAGGAGGTGATGACGCACGTCAAGCAGGGCTGTCAGATCATGGTGTCGTCGTACGCGCCGTAG